A genomic stretch from Vicia villosa cultivar HV-30 ecotype Madison, WI unplaced genomic scaffold, Vvil1.0 ctg.000780F_1_1, whole genome shotgun sequence includes:
- the LOC131631149 gene encoding uncharacterized protein LOC131631149, whose amino-acid sequence MSAMELPLLTSANNAMALSSLAEALVLQTVIATGKSLAYLLIATGSLLTDVNNLISPMDGRFPLDQLYKGNHTCEENKDGSETEDDDDDDDDDDVNDEDDDEDDEDFSGDEDDDEADPEDDPVPNGGGGSDDDDDDDDGEDDDGDDEDDEDEDEDEEEEEDEEVAALQPPTKKKK is encoded by the exons ATGTCGGCAATGGAGCTTCCACTTCTCACCTCCGCTAACAACGCCATGGCTCTTTCCTCTCTTGCCGAAGCTTTGGTTCTTCAAACCGTCATTGCTACCGGCAAATCCCTCGCTTATCTTCTCATAGCG ACTGGATCTCTTCTTACAGATGTCAATAATTTGATATCACCAATGGATGGGAG GTTTCCTTTAGACCAGCTGTACAAGGGAAACCATACTTGTGAAGAGAACAAAGATGGAAGTGAAACAGaggatgatgatgacgatgacgACGATGATGATGTGAATGACGAGGATGacgatgaagatgatgaggaCTTCtctggtgatgaagatgatgatgaagccgACCCTGAGGATGATCCCGTGCCTAACGGTGGCGGAGGAAGTGACGacgatgacgatgatgatgatggagaAGATGACGATGGTGATGACGAAGATGATGAAGACGAGGATGAagacgaagaagaggaagaagatgaagaagtggCGGCTCTTCAGCCACCTACTAAGAAGAAGAAATAA